One region of Micromonospora ureilytica genomic DNA includes:
- a CDS encoding alpha/beta fold hydrolase gives MTSPSPAAWFRRALPTRRHATAAAVVVVLLAAAVTWAVWPQGPGVRTESAMLTVRSGPSGDQPVDLDTTFYLPGDASSGRKVPAVLLAHGFGGTKESVRSDAEEFAGRGYAVLTWTARGFGRSGGEIHLDNPDYEVRDAERLLDWLAARPEVRTDAAGDPTVGVVGGSYGGGLALLLAAQDRRVDAIVPMITWNDLSRAFLPESTGGAPTEGVFKKGWAGLFFGAGGNVGSGPAGLSGATAAQPQGAPASAGPPSPGPGAGPGSGPGGAPAGAADPSCGRFAADVCAAYLRIATTGRGDQAAVDLLRRSSPAGVLDRIKAPTLLVQGEADTLFPLGEADANARGIAATGTPVRVAWFTGGHDGGSGPRSDEDRVKFLTVQWLDHYVKGEGDAPGDDFTWSRIAGFDALDRGLVATGFRRADYPGLTGNARREVTVAGPAQPIANPPNGNPAAISSIPFAGGLASLLDGVAGDVPGQHAQFESTPLTEAVDVAGAPTVTVRAASPTGEAVLFVKLYDVDPDGAATLPNGLVAPIRLTGLPRQVQDARPVTVTLPGIVRRVEAGHRLRLVVATSDQAYTTPAAPTVYTVAADGAVSLPTVNGEPIPTAATIWRWVLAGLLAAIVIGLVVVVALVRRRHRRQDRSVHPEYADTPLAVRALRKEYADGFVAVSNVDFEVHPGQVVGLLGPNGAGKTTTLRVLMGLTQPTAGEIYVFGRRLVPGSPVLSRIGALVEGPGFLPHLSGLDNLKAYWRATGRPWEDAQFDAALEIAGLGDSVHRRIKNYSHGMRQRLAIAQAMLGLPELLVLDEPTDGLDPPQIAEMRRVLQRYATDGRAVLVSSHLLAEVEQTCTHAVVVNKGRIVASGPVEEIVGESPSVLFDVTDPVAARAVLDRLHGVRVLPESDGQLVVDTNGTARSEVVAELVRAGIGVDRVVPRRRLEDAFLALVGENSRGSGDR, from the coding sequence ATGACATCGCCGTCGCCGGCCGCGTGGTTCCGGCGTGCCCTGCCCACCCGCCGCCACGCGACCGCCGCCGCGGTGGTCGTCGTGCTGTTGGCCGCCGCCGTGACCTGGGCGGTGTGGCCACAGGGACCGGGCGTACGCACCGAGAGCGCGATGCTCACCGTCCGCTCCGGACCATCCGGCGACCAGCCGGTGGACCTGGACACCACCTTCTACCTGCCGGGCGACGCCTCGTCCGGTCGGAAGGTGCCGGCGGTGCTGCTGGCGCACGGGTTCGGCGGCACGAAGGAGTCGGTGCGCTCGGACGCGGAGGAGTTCGCCGGGCGCGGCTACGCGGTGCTCACCTGGACGGCGCGGGGCTTCGGCCGTAGTGGCGGCGAGATCCACCTGGACAACCCGGACTACGAGGTACGCGACGCGGAGCGGCTGCTGGACTGGCTGGCCGCGCGGCCGGAGGTGCGCACCGACGCTGCCGGCGACCCGACTGTCGGTGTGGTCGGCGGCTCGTACGGCGGTGGGTTGGCGTTGTTGCTCGCCGCCCAGGACCGTCGGGTCGACGCGATCGTGCCCATGATCACTTGGAACGACCTGTCCCGCGCGTTCCTGCCGGAGAGCACCGGCGGAGCCCCGACCGAGGGCGTGTTCAAGAAGGGCTGGGCCGGTCTCTTCTTCGGCGCGGGCGGCAACGTGGGCTCCGGCCCGGCCGGGCTCTCCGGTGCGACCGCCGCCCAGCCGCAGGGCGCACCGGCGTCGGCCGGCCCGCCCAGCCCCGGGCCGGGCGCCGGCCCGGGCAGCGGTCCCGGTGGCGCCCCGGCCGGTGCCGCGGACCCGTCCTGCGGCCGGTTCGCCGCCGACGTGTGTGCCGCGTACCTCCGGATCGCCACCACCGGGCGCGGGGATCAGGCCGCCGTGGACCTGCTGCGCCGCTCCAGCCCGGCGGGTGTGCTGGACCGGATCAAGGCACCCACCCTGCTGGTGCAGGGCGAGGCCGACACGCTCTTCCCGCTCGGCGAGGCGGACGCGAACGCGCGCGGCATCGCCGCCACCGGCACCCCGGTACGCGTCGCCTGGTTCACCGGCGGGCACGACGGCGGCAGTGGACCCCGCTCCGACGAGGACCGGGTGAAGTTCCTGACCGTCCAGTGGCTCGACCACTACGTCAAGGGCGAGGGCGACGCGCCCGGCGACGACTTCACCTGGTCGCGGATCGCCGGCTTCGACGCCCTCGACCGGGGTCTCGTCGCCACCGGCTTCCGTCGCGCCGACTACCCGGGCCTCACCGGCAACGCCCGCCGGGAGGTGACGGTCGCCGGCCCGGCGCAGCCGATCGCGAACCCGCCGAACGGCAACCCGGCCGCCATCTCCTCGATCCCGTTCGCGGGCGGGCTCGCCTCGCTGCTGGACGGCGTGGCCGGCGACGTGCCCGGCCAGCACGCCCAGTTCGAGTCCACCCCGCTGACCGAGGCGGTCGACGTGGCCGGTGCGCCCACAGTCACAGTGCGCGCCGCGTCACCGACCGGCGAGGCGGTGCTCTTCGTCAAGCTCTACGACGTCGACCCGGACGGCGCGGCCACCCTGCCGAACGGCCTGGTCGCCCCGATCCGGCTCACCGGCCTACCGCGGCAGGTGCAGGACGCCCGCCCGGTCACCGTGACGCTGCCCGGGATCGTCCGCCGGGTGGAGGCCGGGCACCGGCTGCGGCTGGTGGTGGCCACCTCCGACCAGGCGTACACCACGCCCGCCGCGCCGACCGTCTACACGGTGGCCGCGGACGGCGCGGTCAGCCTGCCCACTGTCAACGGCGAGCCGATCCCCACCGCGGCGACGATCTGGCGCTGGGTGCTCGCCGGCCTGCTCGCCGCCATCGTGATCGGGCTCGTCGTGGTCGTCGCCCTGGTCCGCCGGCGGCACCGCCGCCAGGACCGGTCGGTGCATCCGGAGTACGCGGACACCCCGCTGGCCGTGCGCGCGCTGCGCAAGGAGTACGCGGACGGCTTCGTCGCGGTGTCGAACGTGGACTTCGAGGTGCACCCGGGTCAGGTGGTGGGTCTACTCGGACCGAACGGGGCCGGCAAGACCACCACCCTGCGTGTGCTGATGGGGTTGACCCAGCCGACCGCCGGGGAGATCTACGTCTTCGGTCGTCGGCTGGTGCCCGGCTCGCCGGTGCTGTCCCGGATCGGGGCGCTCGTGGAGGGGCCGGGTTTCCTGCCGCACCTGTCGGGTCTGGACAACCTGAAGGCGTACTGGCGGGCCACCGGACGGCCGTGGGAGGACGCCCAGTTCGACGCGGCGCTGGAGATCGCCGGGCTGGGCGACTCCGTGCACCGGAGGATCAAGAACTACAGCCACGGCATGCGCCAGCGTCTCGCCATCGCCCAGGCCATGCTCGGCCTCCCCGAACTGCTGGTCCTGGACGAGCCGACCGACGGGCTCGACCCGCCGCAGATCGCCGAGATGCGCCGGGTGCTCCAGCGGTACGCCACCGACGGCCGGGCGGTGCTGGTCTCCAGCCATCTGCTGGCCGAGGTGGAGCAGACGTGTACGCACGCGGTGGTGGTGAACAAGGGCCGGATCGTGGCGTCCGGGCCGGTGGAGGAAATCGTGGGCGAGTCACCCAGCGTGCTCTTCGACGTCACCGACCCGGTGGCGGCGCGGGCGGTGCTGGACCGGCTGCACGGGGTTCGCGTGTTGCCGGAGAGCGACGGCCAACTGGTGGTCGACACCAACGGCACGGCCCGCAGCGAGGTGGTGGCAGAGCTGGTGCGCGCCGGCATCGGGGTGGACCGGGTGGTGCCTCGGCGGCGCCTGGAGGACGCGTTCCTCGCCCTGGTGGGCGAGAACTCTCGGGGAAGCGGTGACCGGTGA
- a CDS encoding sensor histidine kinase, translating into MLLGRLRIRGKLALLVVIPLLSMVGLAVPVMLDRVAAAQRAGDTAERVRFASRVGSLVQDLQQERILSVGFLLGRVERSELVRKSADVDDRVADLRAARSDALTDRVDSALDGVFSLVELRTAVLARTANPGQVMDAFGPVNMGIIASLRLMFGVDTDTLPGRQVLALDGLLRADEGLGACATLSLLVKAVGTPDTTAGYVACIAALQVDNTRFRTLITPEQLTVAQLNDAAVAARTSPDFLVRSARDPAAAVRDVPMEALFPAVRTMIRLGQFVEKKLVADVLAEVTAEQRRALTAAYLVGAVTALILTLVVLLGVAVARTVARPLTRLTRSADRVARVAEAELVRVTDDEAEKPQAVRLEPVDIRAKDEIGDLARAFDRVQNTAARLVERQVAGRRNVAQMFGHVGRRTQNLVGRQIALIDRLEQQEADPGRLEHLYRLDHISSRLRRNAGSLVVLSGSAGADAHTAPVPLADVVRLALGEIEDYTRVEVQVPAGVSAAPAVVGDLVLALAELMENATVFSPPHTRVLVAAETSGLGARLTVVDHGIGMSEQRLAEENARLTRRERLDLAPTEVLGLFVVGRLARRHGWQVALAATGGGGVTAQLEIPSASLVLRRADRPGAAVARASVPDRDRRTTAATLDPEHGAGPRATAVAAVPARFDSDLLSRATRSLDAGPSWNAFGQDQPEPAVAEPQSPEPAGKPAGPRVRQRVPGATLHATAATTRPVDATGADPAAARALVEAFQAGVRRAELHVAPGLGGTSARTASDPSASAGTAVVDPGTTVDLPSTPGGAGPTVPRAGGSADAAPGRPRLSRRVPGANLTAIPACQPPSTHLGDPAEVRDLINEFEAGVARALREVSPDHRNEEGSSR; encoded by the coding sequence ATGCTGCTCGGTAGGCTCCGGATCCGCGGCAAGCTCGCGTTGCTCGTGGTGATCCCGCTGCTCAGCATGGTCGGCCTGGCCGTGCCGGTGATGCTCGACCGGGTCGCCGCGGCACAGCGGGCCGGCGACACCGCCGAACGGGTACGGTTCGCCAGCCGGGTTGGCAGCCTGGTCCAGGACCTCCAACAGGAACGCATCCTCTCCGTCGGCTTCCTGCTCGGCCGGGTCGAACGGAGTGAGCTGGTCCGCAAGTCCGCCGACGTGGACGACCGGGTGGCCGACCTACGGGCGGCGCGCAGCGACGCGTTGACCGACCGGGTCGACAGCGCCCTCGACGGGGTGTTCAGCCTCGTCGAACTGCGGACGGCCGTCCTGGCCCGGACGGCGAACCCGGGCCAGGTGATGGACGCTTTCGGTCCGGTCAACATGGGGATCATCGCGTCGCTGCGGTTGATGTTCGGGGTGGACACCGACACGTTGCCGGGTCGGCAGGTTCTCGCCCTCGACGGTCTGCTCCGCGCCGACGAGGGCCTGGGCGCCTGCGCCACCCTGAGCCTGCTGGTGAAGGCGGTCGGCACCCCGGACACCACCGCCGGTTACGTGGCGTGCATCGCCGCGCTCCAGGTCGACAACACGCGCTTCCGCACTCTGATCACGCCCGAGCAGCTCACGGTGGCCCAGCTCAACGACGCCGCCGTGGCCGCGCGTACCAGCCCCGACTTCCTGGTCCGCAGCGCCCGGGACCCGGCCGCCGCGGTCCGCGACGTGCCGATGGAGGCGCTCTTCCCAGCCGTCCGCACGATGATCCGGCTCGGTCAGTTCGTCGAGAAGAAGCTGGTCGCCGACGTGCTCGCCGAGGTGACGGCCGAGCAGCGGCGCGCGTTGACCGCCGCGTACCTGGTCGGTGCCGTGACGGCGTTGATCCTGACGCTTGTGGTTCTGCTCGGCGTGGCGGTGGCGCGGACGGTGGCCCGGCCGCTGACCCGACTCACCCGCTCGGCCGACCGGGTCGCCCGGGTCGCCGAGGCGGAGCTGGTCCGGGTCACCGACGACGAGGCGGAGAAACCTCAAGCGGTCCGGCTGGAACCGGTGGACATCCGCGCCAAGGACGAGATCGGCGACCTGGCGCGGGCCTTCGACCGGGTGCAGAACACCGCGGCGCGGCTGGTCGAGCGGCAGGTCGCCGGCCGGCGCAACGTGGCGCAGATGTTCGGCCACGTCGGGCGGCGTACCCAGAACCTGGTGGGTCGGCAGATCGCGCTCATCGACCGGCTCGAGCAGCAGGAGGCCGACCCCGGCCGCCTGGAGCACCTCTACCGACTCGACCACATCTCCAGCCGGTTGCGGCGTAACGCCGGCAGCCTCGTGGTGCTCTCCGGCTCGGCCGGGGCCGACGCGCACACCGCGCCGGTGCCGTTGGCCGACGTGGTCCGGTTGGCGCTCGGTGAGATCGAGGACTACACCCGGGTGGAGGTGCAGGTGCCGGCGGGCGTCTCGGCCGCGCCGGCGGTGGTCGGTGACCTCGTCCTGGCGCTGGCCGAGCTGATGGAGAACGCCACAGTCTTCTCCCCGCCGCACACCCGGGTGCTGGTGGCCGCCGAGACGTCCGGCCTCGGTGCGCGGCTCACCGTCGTGGACCACGGCATCGGCATGAGCGAGCAACGGCTGGCCGAGGAGAACGCCCGGTTGACCCGCCGGGAACGGCTCGACCTGGCCCCGACCGAGGTGCTCGGTCTCTTCGTGGTGGGCCGGTTGGCCCGTCGGCACGGCTGGCAGGTTGCCCTGGCCGCCACCGGCGGCGGTGGGGTGACCGCACAGCTGGAGATCCCGTCGGCGTCGCTGGTGCTGCGCCGCGCCGACCGCCCCGGGGCCGCCGTGGCCCGCGCCTCGGTGCCGGATCGGGACCGGCGTACGACGGCGGCGACGCTCGACCCCGAGCACGGCGCGGGGCCCCGCGCGACGGCCGTCGCCGCCGTGCCGGCCCGCTTCGACTCGGACCTGCTCAGCCGGGCCACCCGCAGCCTGGACGCCGGCCCGTCCTGGAACGCGTTCGGTCAGGACCAGCCGGAGCCGGCCGTTGCCGAACCCCAGAGCCCGGAACCGGCGGGCAAGCCGGCCGGGCCACGGGTGCGGCAGCGGGTGCCCGGGGCCACTCTGCACGCCACCGCCGCGACGACCCGGCCGGTGGACGCCACCGGCGCGGACCCCGCCGCCGCCCGCGCGCTGGTCGAAGCCTTCCAGGCCGGTGTACGCCGCGCCGAACTGCACGTGGCACCGGGCCTCGGTGGTACGTCGGCGCGGACGGCCAGCGACCCGTCGGCCAGCGCCGGGACGGCCGTGGTGGACCCGGGCACGACCGTCGACCTGCCCAGCACGCCGGGAGGCGCCGGCCCCACGGTGCCGCGTGCTGGCGGCTCGGCCGATGCCGCGCCGGGACGGCCCCGATTGAGCCGACGGGTACCGGGGGCGAACCTCACCGCCATCCCGGCCTGCCAACCGCCCAGTACGCATCTCGGTGACCCGGCCGAGGTCCGCGACCTCATCAACGAGTTCGAGGCGGGCGTCGCCCGCGCTCTCCGCGAAGTCAGCCCCGACCACCGGAACGAAGAAGGATCATCACGGTGA